TTAAAAATAATATTACTTGTAAAAAGCAAGCTAAAGTTATTAAATATAATTAATTTATAGCAGAAAAATGGCACCAATTAAAAAAAATCCGCAAAAAAAAGAAAAAGCTAAAAAAAATACTAGCAAAGTAAATCCTCGCTTAACAAAAATTAAAGCGCAAGCAACAAATAAAAAATTCAATGTAAATAAAAACTACAAAAATCTACCTAAGCAAAAACATCAGAACACTAAATCTATATCCTTAAATTTCGCCTTATCAGCCTTTAGCGTCTTTATATTTGTCATATTATTTGAATATATTTGGCATGATGTAATATTAAAAGAACTATATTTCAATAATCAAAACTTATGGCGAAACGCAAATGAAATTAACCATTATCTAAAATTTACCCTTCTAACACAAGGCTCTTTGGCAATTTTATTTACCATAATTTTTAGCCACTATCATTCAAATAAAGCCCTAGGTAAAGGACTGCAATTTGGTTTTCTCACTGGTTTATTTTTGGCCATTACCCAAACAACCCCATACGCAAACATGCCCATAGCTGGTGACTTAGCATTCTTATGGTTTGTTGGCGGTTTATTACAAGGAATTGGTATTGGCTTGGTCTTAGCTTGTATTTACAAAAAATAATCTGCCTAAAATACAACTAAATTATCGCAAAAACTAATCGCAATTATTGTAACTAACTAAATGCAAGATCTAATCTTGGGGCAGGCTAACTAAAATTATATTACCCTCTCTTTCCATGCTAAGCAAATTTAACAAAATTGCTAGCTAATAAGTGTTTTGCACAGCAAATATGGTAAATATTTTAAGATGTTACTTATGCGCAAAAATCTAATATCAATATCCAATAATTACAACCTTGCAGCTCTAATGAAGTGATCCATAGATTAGGAAATAAGGTTAAAGAACTTAAATGACAATAATTTAAGTTAAGCACCTTCACGCTAAAACTAAATTTTGCTCAAGATCAAGCTTATAAAACAAAAATAGACTAACTTAAATCTGCATGCTTTATTAAAGATATTTTTCTGGTTTGATCAATAAAGTCTACAGCTTCTAAATGCCTCATACCTAACGACTCTAATAAGTGACTTGCTATTTGTAAGCCAGACTCAAGAGTTTCAGGAATAACATGCCTAGCACCATTTTCATACAGCTCCTCTAATCTAGAACTATCTTTTGCTCTTACAATTATAGGTAATGTAGGGTTCAATTTTTTAACTTCCCTTAAAATATGCAAACTATCATTTATGTCTTGCACAGCTATCACAAAAGCCGCCGCATTAGTTATGTTTAACCTTCTAAGCAGAGCTGATCTTTTAGCATTGCCATATAAAATTTTAAAACCTCTCTTTTTATTTTGCTCTACTAACTCCATCTTTTTATCTATAGCCACATAAGGTACTAGCTGTTTTTCTAAAATGTCACCCAAAACTTTACCAACTCTACCATAACCTACAATTATAACATGCCGATCTTCTTGATTTAAATGTTGCTCAAATTTAGCAGTGGTTATATTTACTTTGAAAATTTTTGCAATTAGCTTCCTCAGTGGCATTGCTAGCTTAATAGTAAATGGGGTAATCAACATTGAAATTGCAACAATCATCAACAAATATTGTGCATCATTTTGCACAAGTAAGTTTTTAGCTAAAGCTACCCCAATAATTAAAAAAGCAAATTCTCCACATTGAGCTAATATAACCGACACTTCTATTGCCCTAGTTTTTGGCACTTTAAATAGTAAACATAAGATAAAATTGATAAAAGTCTTAAGCGCAAATATTGCAAGAGCAGCAAATAAAAACCAGATAGGTTGTGCTAAAAATAAATTTACATCTATCATCATACCGATAGATAAAAAGAAAATACCAAGCAACATACTTTTTAATGGTTCAATAATAACCTCTATCTCATGCTTATATTCTGTTTCTGCTATTAACAAACCAACCATAAAGGCACCAAGCGCAGCTGATAAGCCAAAGCTTTCAGTTATTGCCGCAGCAGATACTAATAAAAACATTGTAATAGCAGTTAACCATTCCGGATGATTGGCCAAGCTAAGATAATTTAATAAAGGACGCAAAATAGTTTTACCAACAAAATAAATCACCAAAATAGCAACAAAAGCCGTAAATAGCGCCTCCATTAAAATAATAAAAATATTCGCCTCAGCTAAATTACTAAAAGCACCAACCAAAACTAAAATTGGCACTACAGCTAAATCTTGCATCAATAATACTGAAAATGCTATTTTGCCCACAGGCTGATTTAACTGATGCTTCTCTTGCAATAAATGAATAATTATCGCAGTTGAAGATAAAGAAAA
The Alphaproteobacteria bacterium genome window above contains:
- a CDS encoding sodium:proton exchanger, which encodes MTEISHQAHGILPLLSSMILFFAVAGIVVPFLKRIGVSQILGYLICGLLVGPHGINSFVSSYPFLSYFTIADEGLVAMIGELGIVALMFMIGLELSFKRLKELKTYVLGLGSLQIIFTAIVISIIALAFKQTLQTAILIGAAFSLSSTAIIIHLLQEKHQLNQPVGKIAFSVLLMQDLAVVPILVLVGAFSNLAEANIFIILMEALFTAFVAILVIYFVGKTILRPLLNYLSLANHPEWLTAITMFLLVSAAAITESFGLSAALGAFMVGLLIAETEYKHEIEVIIEPLKSMLLGIFFLSIGMMIDVNLFLAQPIWFLFAALAIFALKTFINFILCLLFKVPKTRAIEVSVILAQCGEFAFLIIGVALAKNLLVQNDAQYLLMIVAISMLITPFTIKLAMPLRKLIAKIFKVNITTAKFEQHLNQEDRHVIIVGYGRVGKVLGDILEKQLVPYVAIDKKMELVEQNKKRGFKILYGNAKRSALLRRLNITNAAAFVIAVQDINDSLHILREVKKLNPTLPIIVRAKDSSRLEELYENGARHVIPETLESGLQIASHLLESLGMRHLEAVDFIDQTRKISLIKHADLS